In one window of Opitutus sp. GAS368 DNA:
- a CDS encoding 5-(carboxyamino)imidazole ribonucleotide synthase — MSAGEAILPGKTIGVLGGGQLGRMLAQAATRLGYRVHVYEPQANCPAGAVAHQEVNAPYEDTAALTAFAKECDVVTYEFENVPAPPLKAIEAVTLLRPHWSVLETTQNRSREKRWLRDNGFPHAKFAEGTDIAAGIREVGVPCVVKTADFGYDGKGQFKVMTDADIPAAVKKFAGQPVVIEQFIDFACEVSAVVARSPGAAVRVFPIAENIHTNHILDFSIVPARVAPAVIAAAEKLARLIAEKINLVGVMGVELFVTKTGEVLVNELAPRTHNSGHWTLDACMTSQFEQQVRAICGLPLGAVTLLSPVVMVNILGDAWKNGEPKWDALLAQPNVRLHLYGKAGARPGRKMGHFTVTARDADMALEFAEKYKARLAG; from the coding sequence GTGAGCGCGGGCGAGGCGATTCTTCCCGGGAAAACCATCGGCGTGCTCGGCGGCGGCCAGCTCGGCCGCATGCTCGCGCAGGCCGCGACGCGGCTCGGTTACCGCGTGCATGTCTACGAGCCCCAGGCCAACTGTCCAGCGGGTGCCGTGGCACACCAGGAAGTCAACGCCCCCTACGAGGACACCGCGGCGCTGACGGCCTTTGCCAAGGAGTGCGATGTCGTGACCTACGAATTTGAGAACGTGCCGGCGCCGCCGCTGAAGGCGATCGAGGCAGTGACGTTGCTGCGGCCGCACTGGAGCGTGCTGGAGACAACGCAGAATCGCTCGCGCGAAAAGCGCTGGCTGCGGGACAACGGGTTCCCGCACGCGAAGTTCGCCGAGGGCACGGACATCGCGGCCGGCATCCGCGAAGTCGGCGTGCCGTGCGTGGTGAAGACCGCGGACTTCGGTTACGACGGCAAGGGCCAGTTCAAGGTGATGACGGACGCCGACATCCCGGCGGCGGTGAAGAAGTTCGCCGGCCAGCCGGTGGTGATCGAGCAGTTCATCGACTTTGCCTGCGAGGTTTCGGCCGTCGTCGCACGCTCGCCGGGTGCCGCGGTGCGCGTGTTTCCGATCGCGGAGAACATCCACACGAACCACATCCTGGATTTCTCCATCGTGCCGGCGCGCGTGGCGCCGGCCGTGATCGCCGCCGCCGAGAAGCTGGCGCGGCTCATCGCCGAGAAGATCAACCTCGTCGGCGTGATGGGCGTGGAGCTGTTCGTCACGAAGACCGGCGAGGTGCTGGTCAACGAGCTCGCGCCGCGCACCCACAACAGCGGGCACTGGACGCTCGACGCGTGCATGACCTCGCAGTTCGAGCAGCAGGTGCGCGCCATCTGCGGGCTGCCGCTCGGCGCGGTCACCCTGCTGTCGCCCGTCGTGATGGTGAATATCCTCGGCGATGCCTGGAAAAACGGCGAACCGAAATGGGACGCGCTGCTCGCGCAGCCCAACGTGCGGCTGCACCTCTACGGCAAGGCCGGGGCGCGCCCCGGGCGGAAGATGGGCCATTTCACCGTGACGGCGCGCGACGCCGACATGGCGCTGGAGTTCGCCGAGAAATACAAGGCACGGCTGGCCGGCTGA
- the purE gene encoding 5-(carboxyamino)imidazole ribonucleotide mutase → MASSPLVGIIMGSSSDWETMSHAAATLAALGVPFEKRIVSAHRTPKLMVSYAETAEKRGLKLIIAGAGGAAHLPGMTASLTTLPVLGVPVESKALHGLDSLLSIAQMPGGVPVATFAIGKAGAINAALFAASLLAQSDAKTKRAWEKFRATQTKKVLKAKLP, encoded by the coding sequence ATGGCTTCATCACCACTCGTCGGAATCATCATGGGCAGCTCCTCGGACTGGGAGACAATGTCGCATGCCGCCGCGACCCTCGCGGCCCTCGGCGTGCCGTTCGAGAAGCGCATCGTCAGCGCCCACCGCACGCCGAAGCTGATGGTGAGCTATGCCGAGACGGCCGAAAAACGCGGCCTGAAGCTCATCATCGCCGGCGCCGGCGGCGCCGCCCACCTGCCGGGCATGACGGCCTCGCTCACCACGCTGCCGGTGCTCGGGGTGCCGGTTGAGTCCAAGGCGCTGCACGGCCTCGATTCGCTCCTTTCCATCGCGCAGATGCCCGGCGGCGTGCCGGTGGCCACCTTTGCCATCGGCAAGGCCGGGGCGATCAATGCCGCGCTCTTCGCCGCCTCGCTGCTGGCCCAGAGCGACGCGAAGACGAAGCGGGCGTGGGAGAAATTCCGCGCCACGCAGACGAAAAAGGTCCTGAAGGCGAAGCTGCCGTGA
- a CDS encoding RDD family protein, which translates to MKFPRRPLPLGVLSLTFSLFLGSILRAQAPSTPPADHKPEVTQPAPAPAKIEPAPIPAPEMVPVAPPPAAQAVPPPAQTSADPTAEKARPDNAKSAEKASDDAGQMDQQAPEAAPSEGKASRRHHRSTRDSSGDSVAVMNDNHVPAGVTVTGDAVAVMGSLTVDGEVNSDAVAVMGNNTINGIVHGNVVTVMGDVTLGPKARIEGDLVGVGGEIHRDPGAMVTGQVTVIPFGSEFKLDSVSSWWTHGLRMGRPLAIGAHLGWLWIVTGFSVAFYALLALLFPKGIRRCGDKLVHQPGLTILAALLGMLALPVLFILLCITLIGIPVALFLLPLACIMAVLYGKAAIYTLVGLKISGDRLHPAVAAIIGALLFVLFYLVPFVGLLLSVLVSFIGFGCVLLTLSTPSPKAAVQPPVAPVVPPAPPGNTSLPLVVGGGAAAPIGDVPPPVSPAPPATPAAFAPLAVPPISAATLPRAGFWHRLAASALDAVLVGMLCGFLSHMWHGFGVFPFWFALYGVVMWANKGTTIGGIICGLKVVRLDDRPIDWGVAIVRGLGGFLSLAVAGLGFIWVAFDDEKQSWHDKIAGTTIVRVPKGTSLL; encoded by the coding sequence ATGAAATTCCCTCGCCGACCATTACCCCTTGGCGTCCTGTCGCTGACTTTTTCCCTTTTCCTCGGCTCCATCCTGCGTGCGCAGGCCCCGTCCACGCCGCCGGCCGACCATAAACCGGAGGTCACCCAGCCGGCCCCGGCTCCGGCCAAGATCGAACCGGCGCCGATCCCCGCACCGGAGATGGTGCCGGTTGCCCCGCCGCCGGCCGCCCAAGCTGTGCCGCCTCCCGCCCAGACAAGTGCGGACCCGACGGCCGAGAAGGCCCGGCCGGATAATGCCAAGTCCGCAGAAAAGGCGTCGGATGATGCCGGACAAATGGACCAGCAGGCACCGGAGGCCGCACCGTCAGAGGGAAAGGCTTCCCGTCGCCACCATCGATCCACCCGCGATTCATCCGGCGACAGTGTGGCCGTGATGAATGACAACCATGTGCCCGCCGGGGTCACCGTCACCGGCGACGCGGTGGCGGTCATGGGCAGCCTGACCGTGGATGGGGAAGTGAACAGCGATGCGGTGGCGGTGATGGGTAACAACACCATCAATGGCATCGTGCATGGTAACGTTGTGACGGTAATGGGTGATGTTACCCTCGGTCCGAAGGCCAGGATCGAAGGCGATCTGGTCGGCGTCGGCGGCGAGATCCACCGTGACCCCGGCGCCATGGTGACGGGCCAGGTGACGGTGATACCTTTCGGTTCCGAGTTCAAACTCGACTCCGTGTCGAGCTGGTGGACGCACGGGCTCCGGATGGGGCGCCCCCTCGCCATCGGCGCCCATTTGGGCTGGCTTTGGATCGTCACGGGCTTCTCGGTGGCGTTCTACGCCCTTCTGGCGCTGCTCTTCCCGAAAGGCATCCGCCGCTGCGGCGACAAGCTGGTGCACCAGCCCGGCCTGACCATTCTGGCGGCCCTGCTCGGCATGCTGGCCTTGCCCGTCCTGTTCATACTGCTCTGCATCACCCTGATCGGTATCCCGGTCGCCCTCTTTTTGCTGCCGTTGGCGTGCATCATGGCCGTCCTATACGGCAAGGCGGCGATCTACACCTTGGTGGGCCTGAAGATTTCCGGCGACCGGCTGCACCCGGCGGTGGCGGCGATCATCGGAGCGCTGCTCTTTGTTCTCTTCTATCTCGTGCCCTTCGTCGGCTTGCTGCTTTCGGTCTTGGTTTCGTTTATCGGTTTCGGCTGTGTGCTCCTCACGCTCTCCACGCCGTCGCCCAAGGCGGCGGTTCAGCCGCCCGTTGCCCCGGTGGTGCCGCCGGCGCCGCCGGGCAACACGAGCCTGCCGCTGGTCGTGGGTGGTGGGGCGGCGGCACCCATTGGCGATGTGCCCCCGCCGGTCAGCCCCGCGCCGCCGGCCACACCGGCCGCCTTCGCCCCGCTGGCCGTGCCGCCCATCTCGGCGGCCACCCTGCCGCGGGCGGGCTTTTGGCATCGTCTTGCCGCCAGTGCCCTTGATGCGGTTTTGGTCGGCATGTTGTGCGGCTTCCTGAGCCACATGTGGCACGGTTTCGGCGTGTTCCCGTTCTGGTTTGCGCTCTATGGCGTCGTCATGTGGGCAAACAAGGGCACGACGATCGGCGGCATCATCTGCGGCCTGAAGGTCGTGCGCCTTGACGACCGCCCGATCGATTGGGGCGTGGCCATCGTGCGCGGCCTCGGCGGATTCCTCTCGCTGGCCGTGGCCGGCCTCGGGTTCATCTGGGTCGCCTTCGATGACGAGAAGCAATCCTGGCACGACAAGATCGCCGGCACGACCATCGTCCGGGTGCCGAAGGGCACGTCGCTGCTGTGA
- a CDS encoding RNA polymerase sigma factor, whose protein sequence is MRNYQDMVYSTAVRLIGNETQAEDIAQEVFIKAHEHFENLRASPSAGGWLKTVATNLSINHIQRYKKRWSFFSDLVHKDDEGGEKEVEFAAPDTFFAGVDSSERREWVERALEKLPEHQRVPLVLYHFEDMPYEDIAKKTRVSLSKVKTDILRGREALAKILGRSGSSHEKFAT, encoded by the coding sequence ATGCGCAATTACCAAGACATGGTCTATTCCACCGCGGTGCGGCTCATCGGCAATGAGACGCAGGCGGAGGACATTGCCCAGGAAGTCTTCATCAAGGCGCACGAACATTTCGAAAACCTCCGGGCCAGCCCCTCGGCCGGCGGCTGGCTCAAGACGGTGGCCACCAACCTCTCGATCAACCACATCCAGCGCTACAAGAAGCGCTGGAGCTTCTTCTCCGACCTCGTCCACAAGGACGACGAGGGGGGCGAGAAGGAGGTCGAGTTCGCCGCGCCCGACACGTTTTTTGCCGGCGTCGATTCCTCCGAGCGCCGCGAATGGGTCGAGCGCGCCCTGGAAAAACTCCCCGAACACCAGCGCGTGCCGCTGGTCCTGTATCATTTCGAGGACATGCCCTACGAGGACATCGCGAAGAAGACCCGCGTGTCCCTCAGCAAAGTGAAGACCGACATCCTCCGCGGCCGCGAGGCCCTGGCGAAAATCCTGGGGCGCAGCGGCTCCAGCCACGAGAAATTCGCCACCTGA
- the pruA gene encoding L-glutamate gamma-semialdehyde dehydrogenase: MSVFLTPDPKIESAVRAKGEQLFALMDQQPPPALFSKKGAYARLMEWSMKDPVFKTQLFRFVDVLPSLNSSGEIVRHLQEYLGDKAVELNPALKAGLAASSFAPALVATPVKAQIVDMAGQFVAGQTGEDLLKQIKKNARLGLATTIDLLGETVLNDAEADVFLQRNLEILDSVSKFYTKEPEPCFSDLGPKGPLPRLNLSVKISALTPDVHPADPENSIAALKERFRPILRRAAEVGALINFDMESYKLKDLTLSLFKSIFEEPEFAQKPAIGIAIQAYLRDCEADLRDLVAWARKNNRPLSVRLVKGAYWDYETIIAQQRDWPIPVWQKKPESDANYEKLSLFLLENIDIVTPNFASHNVRSVAHVIAQAERLGLDARAYEFQALYGMADELKASLIQMGHRVREYCPVGELLPGMAYLVRRLLENTSNEGFLRIKNMGEATKDQLLGNPVSAIAAAPEPLARKIPAGGAATSPRVGGGVAAAPVFKNAANTDYTIAANRDQQRAALIAYAAKLGKKWPLIINGKKISDREYIPSVNPAKPSQVIGSWARATVADAEAAVAAALTAFPKWRATPADDRAKMLERAADLMESRRLELNALLILEAGKPWIEADGDVSEAIDFCRFYAVEMRKLAKPVVTQAVPGERCVQTWTPRGVGVAIAPWNFPLAILTGLVVAPLVAGNCVIMKPAEQTSVIGAVLMDLLVEAGVPAGVLQFLPGFGEDVGAHLVGHKQVDFIAFTGSRAVGTRIWETAGKTQPGQQNLKKVVCEMGGKNALVIDNDADLDEAIPAALYSAFGFSGQKCSALSRLIVLDEVYDHFLERFISACDSFPIGDPALPGTMVGPVIDADAQQKILGLIDQGKKEAKLAFQGKAPAEGYFVPPTVFVNVKPEHRIAREEIFGPVVAILKAKNLDEAFALVNGTDYALTGGLFSRSPKALERAQNEMLVGNLYLNRGCTGAIVERHPFGGFKMSGGGTKAGGKGYLENFLFPRSVAENVMRRGFTPPEEEA, translated from the coding sequence ATGTCCGTTTTCCTGACTCCCGATCCGAAAATTGAATCCGCCGTGCGCGCCAAGGGCGAACAGCTCTTCGCCCTCATGGACCAGCAGCCGCCCCCTGCGCTGTTTTCCAAGAAGGGTGCCTACGCCCGTCTGATGGAGTGGTCGATGAAGGACCCGGTCTTCAAGACCCAGCTCTTTCGCTTCGTCGACGTCCTCCCTTCCCTCAATTCGTCCGGCGAGATCGTCCGCCACCTGCAGGAATATCTCGGCGACAAAGCCGTCGAGCTCAACCCCGCCCTCAAGGCCGGCCTCGCCGCCTCGTCCTTCGCCCCCGCGCTTGTTGCCACCCCGGTCAAGGCCCAGATCGTGGACATGGCCGGCCAGTTCGTCGCCGGCCAGACCGGCGAGGACCTGCTCAAGCAGATCAAGAAGAACGCCAGGCTCGGCCTCGCCACCACCATCGACCTGCTCGGCGAGACCGTCCTTAACGACGCCGAGGCCGACGTGTTCCTCCAGCGCAACCTCGAGATCCTCGATTCCGTCTCGAAGTTCTACACGAAGGAGCCGGAGCCGTGCTTCAGCGATCTCGGCCCCAAGGGCCCCCTGCCCCGCCTCAATCTTTCGGTCAAGATCTCCGCGCTCACGCCCGACGTCCATCCGGCCGACCCGGAGAACTCCATCGCCGCACTCAAGGAGCGCTTCCGCCCGATCCTCCGCCGCGCGGCCGAAGTCGGTGCGCTGATCAACTTCGACATGGAGAGCTACAAGCTGAAGGACCTCACGCTCTCGCTCTTCAAATCCATCTTCGAAGAACCCGAGTTCGCCCAGAAACCCGCCATCGGCATCGCCATCCAGGCCTACCTGCGCGACTGCGAGGCCGACCTGCGCGACCTCGTCGCCTGGGCGCGGAAGAACAACCGTCCGCTCAGCGTCCGCCTCGTCAAGGGCGCCTACTGGGACTACGAGACCATCATCGCCCAGCAGCGTGACTGGCCCATCCCCGTCTGGCAGAAGAAACCCGAATCCGACGCCAACTACGAGAAGCTCTCGCTCTTCCTCCTCGAGAACATCGACATCGTCACGCCGAATTTCGCCTCGCACAACGTCCGCTCGGTCGCCCATGTCATCGCCCAGGCCGAGCGTCTCGGCCTCGACGCGCGCGCCTACGAGTTCCAGGCGCTCTATGGCATGGCCGACGAGTTGAAGGCCTCGCTCATCCAGATGGGCCACCGCGTCCGCGAGTATTGTCCCGTCGGGGAACTGCTCCCCGGCATGGCCTACCTCGTCCGCCGCCTGCTTGAGAACACCTCGAACGAAGGCTTCCTCCGCATCAAGAACATGGGCGAGGCCACCAAGGACCAGCTCCTCGGCAATCCGGTCAGCGCCATCGCCGCCGCGCCCGAGCCGCTGGCGCGCAAAATTCCTGCTGGAGGCGCGGCGACCTCGCCGCGCGTCGGCGGCGGGGTCGCCGCCGCTCCAGTTTTCAAGAACGCCGCCAACACCGACTACACGATCGCCGCCAACCGCGACCAGCAGCGCGCCGCGCTCATCGCCTACGCCGCGAAGCTCGGCAAAAAGTGGCCGCTCATCATCAACGGCAAAAAGATCTCCGATCGCGAATACATCCCTTCGGTCAATCCCGCCAAGCCTTCGCAGGTCATCGGCTCGTGGGCCCGCGCCACGGTCGCGGACGCCGAGGCCGCCGTCGCGGCCGCGCTGACCGCCTTTCCGAAATGGCGCGCCACGCCGGCCGACGACCGCGCCAAAATGCTCGAGCGCGCCGCCGACCTCATGGAGTCGCGCCGCCTGGAGCTGAACGCGCTCCTCATCCTCGAGGCGGGCAAGCCCTGGATCGAAGCCGACGGCGACGTCTCCGAGGCGATCGACTTCTGCCGCTTCTACGCCGTCGAGATGCGCAAGCTCGCGAAGCCGGTCGTCACGCAGGCCGTCCCGGGCGAGCGCTGCGTGCAGACCTGGACGCCCCGCGGCGTCGGCGTCGCCATCGCGCCGTGGAATTTCCCGCTGGCCATCCTCACCGGCCTCGTGGTCGCCCCGCTCGTCGCCGGCAACTGCGTCATCATGAAGCCCGCCGAGCAGACCTCGGTCATCGGCGCCGTGCTCATGGACCTCCTGGTCGAGGCCGGCGTGCCGGCCGGCGTGCTCCAGTTCCTCCCCGGCTTCGGCGAGGACGTCGGCGCGCACCTCGTCGGCCACAAGCAGGTCGACTTCATCGCCTTCACGGGTTCGCGCGCCGTCGGCACCAGGATTTGGGAAACCGCAGGCAAGACGCAGCCCGGCCAGCAAAACCTCAAGAAGGTCGTCTGCGAGATGGGCGGTAAGAACGCCCTGGTCATCGACAACGACGCGGACCTCGACGAGGCCATCCCGGCCGCGCTCTACAGCGCCTTCGGTTTCAGCGGCCAGAAGTGCTCCGCGCTCTCGCGGCTCATCGTTCTCGACGAGGTCTACGATCATTTCCTCGAGCGCTTCATTTCCGCCTGTGATTCGTTCCCCATCGGCGATCCGGCGCTGCCCGGCACGATGGTCGGCCCGGTGATCGACGCCGACGCCCAGCAGAAGATTCTCGGCCTCATCGATCAGGGCAAGAAGGAGGCGAAGCTCGCGTTCCAGGGCAAGGCGCCCGCTGAGGGCTACTTCGTCCCGCCGACCGTCTTTGTGAACGTGAAGCCCGAGCACCGCATCGCCCGCGAGGAGATCTTCGGGCCGGTCGTCGCCATCCTGAAGGCGAAGAACCTCGACGAGGCTTTCGCGCTCGTGAACGGCACCGACTACGCGCTGACGGGCGGCCTCTTCTCCCGCAGCCCGAAGGCGCTGGAGCGCGCGCAGAACGAGATGCTCGTGGGCAACCTCTACCTCAATCGCGGCTGCACCGGCGCCATCGTCGAGCGGCACCCGTTCGGCGGCTTCAAGATGTCCGGCGGCGGCACCAAGGCCGGCGGCAAGGGCTACCTCGAAAACTTCCTGTTTCCGCGGTCGGTCGCCGAGAACGTCATGCGCCGCGGCTTCACGCCGCCCGAGGAAGAAGCCTGA
- a CDS encoding lipocalin-like domain-containing protein: MTSSFPSGALCLLTVFLGAIRLSAQAAADLTGTWQLVAVDNILPDGKRVKLYGDDPVGRLVFDADGHYALQMMKIGRPRFAGNDKNNGTAEENRAAVQGLNTHFGRYEVRPDEGLVVFRIDHASYPNWEGTVQERLFRLQGEVLTYTVPRPTTGAGATSEVVWRKLKK, from the coding sequence ATGACTTCTTCTTTTCCGTCCGGCGCCCTCTGCCTGTTAACCGTCTTCCTGGGCGCCATCCGGCTGTCCGCACAAGCCGCCGCCGACTTGACCGGCACCTGGCAGCTGGTCGCGGTCGACAACATCCTGCCGGATGGCAAACGGGTGAAACTCTACGGCGATGATCCGGTCGGCCGGCTGGTGTTCGATGCCGACGGCCACTACGCGCTCCAGATGATGAAGATTGGTCGGCCGCGCTTTGCCGGCAACGACAAGAACAACGGCACCGCCGAGGAAAACCGCGCGGCGGTGCAGGGGCTCAACACCCACTTCGGGCGTTACGAAGTCCGCCCCGACGAGGGGCTGGTCGTTTTCCGGATCGACCACGCGTCCTACCCCAACTGGGAGGGCACGGTGCAGGAGCGCCTGTTCAGACTGCAGGGCGAGGTGCTGACCTACACGGTGCCGCGGCCGACCACCGGGGCCGGGGCCACCAGCGAGGTGGTCTGGCGGAAGTTGAAAAAATAA
- a CDS encoding TetR/AcrR family transcriptional regulator, protein MPATTDSPAPSTPKRDHLLATAFRLFYRDGYHAVGIDTILAEAKLAKMTLYHHFASKEELIVAVLERRSAEVRARQAALLEAAGPSPRKRLLALLDQQEKRFASADFNGCPFIRAVAEYPALDSPVHQAVVRHKQRGIDLLAGLLAELEVVQPETVARQISLLLEGAIVTAHTFGDRQAAGQARAAALALVKAAA, encoded by the coding sequence ATGCCCGCGACCACCGACTCCCCCGCCCCCAGCACGCCCAAACGCGACCACCTGCTCGCCACCGCCTTCCGGCTGTTCTACCGCGACGGTTACCACGCGGTCGGCATCGACACGATCCTCGCCGAGGCGAAGCTGGCGAAGATGACGCTCTACCACCATTTCGCCTCGAAGGAGGAGCTGATCGTCGCGGTGCTGGAGCGCCGCTCCGCGGAGGTGCGCGCCCGGCAGGCGGCCTTGCTGGAGGCCGCCGGCCCCTCGCCGCGCAAGCGGCTGCTCGCCTTGCTCGACCAGCAGGAGAAGCGCTTTGCCAGCGCGGATTTCAACGGCTGCCCCTTCATCCGCGCCGTCGCGGAATACCCGGCGCTCGACTCGCCCGTCCATCAGGCCGTGGTCCGTCACAAGCAGCGCGGCATCGACTTGCTGGCCGGACTGCTGGCCGAGCTCGAGGTGGTTCAACCGGAAACCGTCGCCCGGCAAATCTCGCTGCTCCTCGAGGGCGCCATCGTGACCGCCCACACCTTTGGCGATCGACAGGCGGCCGGGCAGGCTCGCGCGGCCGCCCTGGCCTTGGTCAAGGCGGCGGCCTAG
- a CDS encoding cation acetate symporter — protein MNLLFAFLDGVDPWIFAFSFLTVAATIWMGFRSAKTSKTASDFFVAGRSVSVGWNASAISGEYLSAASFMGIVGMVMANGYDVLWYPVCYACGYLFLLLFIAGPLRRFGAYTIPDFAEGRYDSPLFRKIAVCFVLFIGFVYTLPQMKGAGVTLAYIFPGMPYWGGVLLVGAVITLNVALGGMKGITLVQAFQYWIKMFAISLPVFVLMAVYGFYGAHLGANHTAAAPVAMVQDAGVARKPLGEKAPKDDKWVAPFGPLTTKAVGAAAAALPAEQRATYLAEYQKPYSLLYTYSLIIALVCGTAGLPHILVRFYTNPDGGAAKRTTMWVMILIGIFYVFPPVFGVIGRNLMPELYAATGAKGPDKIVLELPRILNGRFGVLGSVLSGITCAGAFAAFMSTFSGLLVSMTGAFAHDIYGRILKPGATAEERLRMFRFAAVFIGGISILLGTQVEQLQINFMVGQAFAIAASSYFPLLFMSVWWRGMTMKGAATGMLGGGLCALLCTGTIIFGDIGRIDLVSFWVRHPLLRILVEQPAIWTMPLSLGLMFVISKATAASVPADIRMKMLVLHAPEQLGLKQEYIQEHAAGAGH, from the coding sequence ATGAACCTCCTGTTCGCTTTCCTCGACGGTGTCGACCCGTGGATCTTCGCGTTCTCGTTCCTGACGGTGGCGGCGACCATCTGGATGGGTTTCCGCTCGGCGAAGACCTCCAAGACCGCCAGCGATTTCTTCGTGGCCGGCCGCTCGGTGTCCGTCGGCTGGAACGCCTCGGCCATCTCGGGCGAATATCTTTCGGCCGCGTCGTTCATGGGCATCGTCGGCATGGTGATGGCGAACGGCTACGACGTGCTGTGGTATCCGGTGTGCTATGCGTGCGGCTACCTGTTCCTGCTCCTGTTCATCGCCGGGCCGCTGCGTCGTTTCGGTGCCTACACGATCCCGGACTTTGCCGAGGGCCGCTACGACTCGCCGCTCTTCCGCAAGATCGCCGTCTGCTTCGTGCTGTTCATCGGGTTCGTCTACACGTTGCCGCAGATGAAGGGTGCGGGCGTTACGCTCGCCTATATTTTTCCCGGCATGCCCTATTGGGGCGGCGTCCTGCTGGTCGGTGCGGTCATCACGCTGAATGTCGCGCTCGGCGGCATGAAGGGCATCACGCTCGTGCAGGCCTTCCAGTATTGGATCAAGATGTTCGCCATCAGCCTGCCGGTCTTCGTGCTGATGGCGGTCTACGGTTTCTACGGCGCCCACCTCGGGGCCAACCACACCGCCGCTGCGCCGGTGGCCATGGTCCAGGATGCCGGGGTGGCCCGCAAGCCGCTTGGGGAAAAGGCGCCGAAGGACGACAAGTGGGTCGCACCCTTCGGCCCGCTCACGACCAAGGCGGTTGGCGCCGCGGCCGCCGCGCTGCCCGCGGAACAGCGCGCGACCTACCTCGCGGAATACCAGAAGCCGTATTCGCTGCTCTACACCTACTCGCTGATCATCGCGCTCGTCTGCGGCACGGCCGGCCTGCCGCACATCCTGGTGCGCTTCTACACCAACCCCGACGGCGGCGCGGCCAAGCGCACGACGATGTGGGTCATGATCCTCATCGGCATCTTCTACGTCTTCCCGCCGGTGTTCGGCGTCATCGGCCGCAACCTCATGCCGGAACTCTACGCCGCGACCGGCGCCAAAGGACCGGACAAAATCGTCCTCGAGCTGCCGCGGATCCTCAACGGGCGCTTCGGCGTGCTCGGCAGTGTGCTCAGCGGCATCACTTGCGCGGGCGCATTCGCGGCGTTCATGAGCACGTTCAGCGGCCTGCTGGTCTCGATGACCGGCGCGTTCGCCCACGACATCTACGGCCGCATCCTCAAGCCCGGCGCCACGGCGGAAGAGCGTCTGCGCATGTTCAGGTTCGCGGCGGTGTTCATCGGCGGTATTTCGATCCTGCTCGGCACCCAGGTCGAGCAGCTGCAGATCAATTTCATGGTCGGGCAGGCGTTCGCCATCGCCGCCTCCAGCTACTTCCCGCTGCTCTTCATGAGCGTGTGGTGGCGCGGCATGACGATGAAGGGCGCCGCCACCGGCATGCTCGGCGGCGGCCTGTGCGCGCTGCTTTGCACTGGCACGATCATCTTCGGGGATATCGGCAGGATCGACCTCGTCTCGTTCTGGGTGCGCCACCCGCTGCTCCGCATCCTCGTCGAGCAGCCTGCCATCTGGACCATGCCGCTTTCCCTCGGCCTGATGTTTGTCATCTCGAAGGCGACGGCGGCCTCGGTGCCCGCCGACATCCGCATGAAGATGCTGGTGCTGCACGCGCCGGAGCAACTCGGACTCAAGCAGGAATACATCCAGGAACACGCGGCCGGCGCCGGGCACTAG
- a CDS encoding DUF485 domain-containing protein, which yields MSTPPSPPDVVHGEEFLRSLMRRQLKLSVACAATFLVVLLGLPLANYFAPEAMAVRVFGFTLSWFILGVLFFPFVWVISWLFIRRSIALEADEVKSVRR from the coding sequence GTCCACGCCCCCGTCGCCCCCGGATGTCGTGCATGGCGAGGAGTTCCTCCGCTCCCTCATGCGCCGGCAATTGAAGCTTTCCGTGGCCTGTGCGGCCACGTTCCTGGTCGTCCTGCTCGGCCTGCCGCTTGCCAATTATTTTGCGCCCGAGGCGATGGCGGTGCGCGTCTTCGGGTTCACGCTGAGCTGGTTCATTCTGGGTGTGCTGTTCTTCCCGTTCGTGTGGGTCATTTCCTGGCTCTTCATCCGGCGCTCCATCGCGCTCGAGGCGGACGAGGTGAAATCTGTCAGGCGCTGA